The Oleispira antarctica RB-8 genome contains the following window.
TTATTTCACCAGTATCATCATCCACCGTATGCCAACTACCTAATGCAGGGTCTTGAGCGTGCGCTGTATTAGCCAGAAAAAAGCTAAACATGAAACCAAATAATAGGGCTACGGTATGTATAAATTTCATGATTTTATCTCTGTAAGGTGTGTTATTTTTTTTGTAAGACTTCTAGTTTACCTTGCTTATCAAGGGATACAAATAGAGATACCGAAATACAATGACACCTGAGCTAATATCTCTCAATAAACACTTGGCAATGATGCCAAATCGAGGCAGACTCACATTGATTGGGTCTTAATGGAATAAGTGCACCAACGGGCTTTTTCTGTTTAATGCGTTTTCTCATACTTCAGGCTTAGAAGGTATTTTGCATGACAGCACAACAAGCAACACTTAAGCTTTACGTTCTCGATACTAATGTCCTAATACACGATCCCAGTGCCATTCTAAAATTTCAAGAACATCAGGTCGTCATCCCCATGATCGTTCTAGAGGAACTCGATAAATTAAAAATGGGGAAGCAATCCATTGCGGCCGATTGCCGTGAAGCAATTCGCCAAATTGATCGTATTATTGGTGATGCAACGCCGGTAGAAATTGCCAAAGGCGTACCGATTCTGCGAGATAATGAAGAGGTCCAAGGCACCCTTTCTATTCTGCTCGATAGCTTTAAAGAAACGTCTCCCATCTTACCCACCAACCTTAACGATAACAAAATAATAAACAGCCTCGTTAAACTGCAGCAGAATCACCCCAAGCGCGATGTTATTCTAATTACTAAAGACATTAATATGCGGCTGAAAGCCAAAGGTTGTGGCATCTCGGCACAAGATTATCAAAACGATCAACTGTTATCCGATATCGATTTGTTAGAACAAGGCTTTCATGCCTTAAAAGGTTCGTTCTGGCAGGAGCAGCATCAAGTAGAAACATTCCATGATGCCACCGGAACTTATCACAAGGTGTTGAAAGAAGTATTACCTGAAAACGTACACATCAATCACTTCATAATTGATGAACAAGAATTTGTCGGGCGCATCACCACCATTAATGATGAAACCGTCACTCTCATTGATTTGCCCAAAGAACTCTTAATGCAGCAACAGGCATGGGGCTTAAAACCTCAAAATATTATTCAAGCACTTGCTCTTAATTTACTGCTTGATCCCAACATTCATCTAGTGAGCCTTACAGGACAAGCAGGCTCAGGAAAAACCATCCTAGCACTCGCCGCCGCAATTGAAATGACCGTCGCCAATAAACAGTTTAAACGTATTATTGCGACTCGAAGTACACGCGGTTTAGATGAAGACATTGGTTATTTACCTGGCACAGAAGCCGAGAAAATGGAACCCTGGCTAGGCGCAATAACCGATAACTTAGAAGCTCTTCACAGCGATGACGAAAATGCCCCTAGCAGCGTAGACTACATACTGCAGAAGGTTCCACTGCAGTTCAAATCGCTTAATTACATTCGTGGTCGTAGCTTCCAGCAAAGCCTAATTCTTATCGACGAGTGCCAAAACCTAACACCTCACCAGATTAAAACCATTATCACCCGCGCAGGGGCTGGTAGTAAGGTTATCTGCCTGGGAAATCTCTCCCAAATTGATACACCCTATTTAAGCCCTATCAGCACAGGCCTTACGTATCTGGTCGAGCGATTTAAAGATTTTGAGCATGGTGGGACAATTACACTGCAAGGTTCTCCACGCTCTATCCTTGCGGAATACGCTGAGAACCATTTATAGCTCGTTTAAAAAATATCACTATTTTTAATCTCTTATCAGCGTTCATTCAGTCACCACAGAGTGAGTGAACGCTCACATCCGGCATCTCTGACAGACTTCAACATTTGACGTTCTAAAAAGCGTCTACTATATAACTAAGACTAAATATAAATTCCGCCCACTCAGTACGATCAGGGACTACATAATGAATCGATTTTTATTTGCTAGCTTATTAACCGCTGCTGCTTTTCAACCGGCGATTGCCGCTGAGCAAATTTATGAACTGGAAGTGCAAACCGATAGCAACTGGACCAGTATCGAAATTCGCGATGATGCCACATTCGTGAATGCGCCCCCAGGACAGAGTATGAATGTCACCGCAAAAGATGGCATAAAATCGTATACGATCTCACCTAAGAAAGTTCACTTGCGCTCACGTACCCGCGGAGATGTGACGATGAATCTGTTTGTAAAATCACAAAATAACGTTTTGGGGATGAACATCTGCAAAGGCTCACCGAGCAGCTATACCTTTATAAAATCTCAAGAAGCCAAACAAAAGAATGATGTGAAAGAAAAGGATTATTGTGAAACCGCCGCATTAGTTCTTCAGCTCTTTTAATCGATTACCTGAACTGTCATTAAAAGAGGTAATCTGGCTACCTCTTTTTTCACTCCTCAAATACATAACTGCAAGTTCCCTCTCAATTCATATACTTTATAGACACTCAAAAAAAAGCAATACTCGTGAGTATTGCTTTTTTGCATTTTTGGCCGCCCCATTAATTTTCTTAAGCGGTCGGGGTAATATTTTTCACATTTTTGGCGGTGAAATAGGCAAAGCCCCCTTCTATATCTCCAACCTCTACTCGATGAGGTGACAAAGGTGAGTTTTTCAAGCTCGCGACATAAACGCCTTTTGATGTTATTAGGTTCTTATCTATGTCATTAAAATGTGGCTGTGAAAAAGCAAACGTTTGCCGCTCACACCCGCGCTCAAGAGTCATGACCAATTGAGCATCTGCTAACTCATTTGCCCGAAAGAAATTGACATAAGTAACCTGATACTCATCTTCGAACTCGTATAAATAACGACCAACCTGCTGACGACTGATGCTCATATGACTGAACTACCTATGTATAAACAAATGATTCACTATAAGTATTAGCTAGGATATCTCTGCTTTTCAAATCAAAATAACAGAAAACTACAGACCTTTTTTACGCGTCATTTTTCAGTTGGTTTTTACTATATTTTTTCCTTATTTACAGTCATTCTATTGTCACTATGTTACTTTTCGAGTGATGCATTTTAAATTAAGCCCTACATACTGATGAATAATATTTTTCGCTAAACCGCTGATTTAAAGTAAGTTTTTCCAGCTTAGTCTATTAAGTCACGAAAAATACACATATGGACTAATCCAATATGACGACTTAGAACGTATCTAGATTAACGAATATAAATGTATACTCTACTCACTTGAATAAGCCGAAATTGACGATATGAACGATAAAATTGCCAACATATTATTAGCCCACGGAAGCAGAGATCCTCAGTGGCAACGTCCATTTAATGACATGACTCATGCGATTAAACAACATGATGCGGCTTCGCTAACAGGGTCATCTCAACCTGTCGTTGTCGAACTCGCTTATATGGAGCTGTGTGAGCCTAGCCTTGAGCAAATGTGTGAACAACTATCACAACAGGGCTTTAATTTAATCAATGTTTATCCCGTTTTTTTTGCTGCTGGTACACATTTACGTATTGATGTCCCCAAGCAACTGAAAGCCATTGAAGCTGAACTAGGTTTGAAAACGAAATTACACCCTCCGGTAGGTCAAGAAAAAGCGGTACAGGATGCTATTACTCAAGTCATTCTGAAAAGACTTTAAATGTTCACTATGCGAGCCTTTCAGTATTCAGCTAACCTATATAATCGTTGATTTATTACAACAATATAGATTAACTGAGAAACAAAAAATTAGAATGACTTTCGCCAAGGACTGCCTATGTCTCGCTTATTCGTCAAAGCCACAAGTTTAGCGGCAATTTGCCTTACCACATCCTTTAGCTACGCCGATAATGAAGCGGTACTGGATAACATTCGTATCACTGCCAAAGATGATCCCCTAACCGAGATATCGACTAAGAAGCTATTACGGATGCCGGGGGCCGGTAATGACCCCCTGAGAGCCATAGAAGCACTACCAGGGGTCACATTTACGACGGGTCGACGAGCGGAACCTGCAGTACGCGGATCGTCACCTGACGATAATCGATACATCATCGATTTCATGCCTGTCTTAAACATTTTCCATTTTGATGGCTCTAGCTTGTTAAACGATAATGTTATCGAAAACTTTACGCTAGAAGCCGCTGCTTTTGATGCACAGTACAACGATGCAACAGGGGCGGTCATTGAAGCGAATTCACGAGCACCATATACCGATCGAAAACAAGCGGTTATCGATTTCAGTTTATTAAAAGCCGGCATATTATTAGAGACCCCTATTACCGAAAACTCAGCAGCCTACTTGTCTGTTAGACAAAGTCTTATTCACCTTTATATTGAAAATCTACTGGATGACGATGATTTTCAATTCACCACCGTGCCTGAATACTATGATTACCAAGCAAAATATCAGATACAACTATCGGGTGGCGATACATTAAGCATTCAAGCATTAGGAACACGAGACAAAGCGGGTTTATTATTCGATGACGAGTCCGACCAAATTAAGCGCGAACCAGGCCTAGCAGGCGGTATAAAATTTAATTCGCACTTTCACTCTCAAGGCATTGTCTTAGAAAATACCTTATCAGAAACCACACAGCTCAAAACGGGTTTCTCACATATGCTGAGTGATTTCTCGTTAGGATTAGGGCTAGACAATAACCTTAAAGCAACCTCCAATGACTATACACTTCGCACTCACCTCAGCACGGATATCAACCTAAATCATACCTTGCGTACGGGTATTGATATTTTTGAACGCCAAATTGATTTTAAGGGCGACTTCACCGCACCACCTTGCGATCTTACATCCAAACCTTACTGCCCTGTAAGTGATAGCCAAGAACGCATTGTGGAAAATGATAATCTGAAAATTTATAACTACGATGTATTTATTGCAGACGACTGGTTCGTCAGCCCAACTCTCACGCTAACCCCAGGTGTTTTATGGTCTTACGATGATTATTCTGAGCAAACCTTCACCCAAGGTAAATTCAAGCTGCGCTGGGAATTTATCGATTACTGGTGGTTGAATACGGCTTGGGGCCAGTATCACAAGTTCACTGATAATTTTGGCGAAGTCGCCAAAGGATTTGGCAACCCTGACCTCAGACAATCTACATCAGACCATTATACCCTAGGAGTTGAGCATCAAATTGATGAGTCGACTCTGATTAAGCTAGACACCTATTACAAAACTTTTGGTGATCTTATTATTTCTCGCCAAGATAAAGATACCGTCTATCCAACACTGACTGAAGATCAGTACCAAGCACTTCCTCGCTATACCAATGACGCCGACGGTGACGCTTATGGCTTTGAACTATTTATCAACAAATCCTTTAGTGAAGGTTGGTACGGCTGGTTATCCGCAGCGTACTCAGAAACTCGACGTCATAATAAAATAACAGGAGAAGATTTTAAGTATGCTTACGATCAACCTTGGATCATTAACTTAGTCTCTAACCATGAGTTGAATGAAGACTGGACCATTGGATTTAAATGGCGCTATCAAAGTGGTCAGCTCATAACACCAATTATCGATACTAGATCAGTTACAAATCCCGATTATGTAATCCCTATCTATGGCGAGCTAAACTCTAAGCGCCTAGCCGACAGTCATAAACTCGACATCCGCCTAGACCGAAACTATCAATATAAAAGCTGGAACATGGATTTATACGTCGAAGCCTTGAACGTGTATAACCAAGCAAACGTCACCAGCTATGAATACAACGCCGACTATACAGAGAAAGACGATGTTACCGGGCTTCCAACCATTATTTCCTTTGGTATAAAAGCGAATTTATAATTCATTATGGTGAGGTCTCTAATTGCCTATAAAAGGTAAACTTGTTAGCAATAACGTCAGAACGCGAAGTTATTAAGCGATCTTTAAAAACATCATTGATTGTTAGGTCAATACTCGCCATTATTAATCACGGCGATGCTTTATTGGCACTCAATACACTCTTAGATAGAGTCATTAAAATGGCGCTAACTTATGTGTGCCTTATTTAGTTTCAACAAGCGCCAACATAGGCGCCGTTCGTCACCACGATAAAGTCCAACAGTAGTAAGGAATACTAATGACTGATTTATACGA
Protein-coding sequences here:
- a CDS encoding PhoH-like family protein; this encodes MTAQQATLKLYVLDTNVLIHDPSAILKFQEHQVVIPMIVLEELDKLKMGKQSIAADCREAIRQIDRIIGDATPVEIAKGVPILRDNEEVQGTLSILLDSFKETSPILPTNLNDNKIINSLVKLQQNHPKRDVILITKDINMRLKAKGCGISAQDYQNDQLLSDIDLLEQGFHALKGSFWQEQHQVETFHDATGTYHKVLKEVLPENVHINHFIIDEQEFVGRITTINDETVTLIDLPKELLMQQQAWGLKPQNIIQALALNLLLDPNIHLVSLTGQAGSGKTILALAAAIEMTVANKQFKRIIATRSTRGLDEDIGYLPGTEAEKMEPWLGAITDNLEALHSDDENAPSSVDYILQKVPLQFKSLNYIRGRSFQQSLILIDECQNLTPHQIKTIITRAGAGSKVICLGNLSQIDTPYLSPISTGLTYLVERFKDFEHGGTITLQGSPRSILAEYAENHL
- the cbiX gene encoding Cobalamin (Vitamin B12) biosynthesis CbiX protein — translated: MNDKIANILLAHGSRDPQWQRPFNDMTHAIKQHDAASLTGSSQPVVVELAYMELCEPSLEQMCEQLSQQGFNLINVYPVFFAAGTHLRIDVPKQLKAIEAELGLKTKLHPPVGQEKAVQDAITQVILKRL
- a CDS encoding TonB-dependent receptor; the encoded protein is MSRLFVKATSLAAICLTTSFSYADNEAVLDNIRITAKDDPLTEISTKKLLRMPGAGNDPLRAIEALPGVTFTTGRRAEPAVRGSSPDDNRYIIDFMPVLNIFHFDGSSLLNDNVIENFTLEAAAFDAQYNDATGAVIEANSRAPYTDRKQAVIDFSLLKAGILLETPITENSAAYLSVRQSLIHLYIENLLDDDDFQFTTVPEYYDYQAKYQIQLSGGDTLSIQALGTRDKAGLLFDDESDQIKREPGLAGGIKFNSHFHSQGIVLENTLSETTQLKTGFSHMLSDFSLGLGLDNNLKATSNDYTLRTHLSTDINLNHTLRTGIDIFERQIDFKGDFTAPPCDLTSKPYCPVSDSQERIVENDNLKIYNYDVFIADDWFVSPTLTLTPGVLWSYDDYSEQTFTQGKFKLRWEFIDYWWLNTAWGQYHKFTDNFGEVAKGFGNPDLRQSTSDHYTLGVEHQIDESTLIKLDTYYKTFGDLIISRQDKDTVYPTLTEDQYQALPRYTNDADGDAYGFELFINKSFSEGWYGWLSAAYSETRRHNKITGEDFKYAYDQPWIINLVSNHELNEDWTIGFKWRYQSGQLITPIIDTRSVTNPDYVIPIYGELNSKRLADSHKLDIRLDRNYQYKSWNMDLYVEALNVYNQANVTSYEYNADYTEKDDVTGLPTIISFGIKANL
- a CDS encoding Phosphoenolpyruvate-protein kinase, fragment, whose product is MLAITSEREVIKRSLKTSLIVRSILAIINHGDALLALNTLLDRVIKMALTYVCLI